Part of the Flavobacterium okayamense genome, AAAATCAGCTGTAATAACTTCATCACCCGGTTTTAATCCTAATCCCATCATGGCAATTTGTAACGCATCCGTTCCATTAGCACAAGGAATTACATGTTTTACACCTAAATATTGCTCTAAATCAGTTTGAAACTGGTGAACCAAAGGTCCGTTAATGTATGTATTTGTATCTAAAACTTCTTGAATAGAAGCATTAACTTCATCTTTTATTTTTTCGTATTGACTTTTTAAGTCAACCATTTGTAATTTTCGCATCGTAATAAAATTTAGCTTAACAAAAGTAAGAAATAATGCGCTACTTTTTTAGCATAAAGAAAAAGAAACGTATTTTAGCCAATAAATTGTTAGCATGCTATTTCTCTATACCATTTTAACGCACATTGCTAGTTTAATCTTAAAGGTTTTAGCCCTTTTTAGCCCGAAACTAAAACTATTTGTTAAAGGCAGAAAAGATGTTTTCTCAACTTTAAAAACTAAAATTAATTCTACTGATAAAGTAATTTGGGTTCATGCAGCTTCTTTAGGTGAGTATGAGCAAGGTATTCCTGTTATGGAAGCTTTAAAAAAAGAGTTTCCTACACATAAATTAGTTGTTACTTTCTTTTCGCCATCAGGTTACGAAGTCAGAAAAAACAACACGTTAGCTGATGTTACAGTTTATTTACCTCTTGACACCAAACCTAATGCTAAAAAGTTTATAAAAATCACTCATCCTGAATTGGTTTTATTTATAAAGTATGAATTTTGGCCCAATTATCTAAACGAGTTAAAAAGATTAAACATTTCAACTTATCTAGTTTCTGGAATATTTAGAGAAAAACAAGCTTTCTTTAAATGGTATGGTAGATTTTATAGAGATGCACTTAAAACTTTCAATCATTTTTTTGTTCAAAACGATTCTTCAAAACAATTAATACAATCTATCGGGTTTAATAATGTAACTATTTCTGGTGACACACGTTTTGATAGAGTGGTTGATATTTTAAATAGAGATAATTCATTAGATTTTATTGAAAACTTTAGATTTCTCGACTCCGCTCGAAATGACAAAGCAACTCTAATTGTTATTGGAAGTTCTTGGCCTAAAGATGAAGAATTACTGGTTAATTATATCAATCAAAGTTCAGATGAAATAAAATTTATTATTGCACCTCATAACATTAAGCAAGATCAAATATCAAATCTAAAATCATCAATCAAAAAGAAAACAATTTTATTTTCAGAAAAAGAAAATCAAAACTTAAGTGAATTCGAAGTTTTCATAATTGACACTATTGGTATTTTGACTAAGATTTACAGCTATGCTGATATTGCTTATGTAGGTGGTGGCTTCGGAAATCCAGGCGTTCATAATATATTAGAACCTGCGACTTTTGGCGTTCCAATTGTAATTGGTCCAAATTATTCACACTTTGCGGAAGCAATAGCTTTAGTTCATCAAGAAGGTTGTCTTTCTATTAAAAATGAAACCGAATTAAAATTAGCTTTTGATTCACTTTTATACAATTCAGACGAGCGAAATGAAAAAGGCCATATTTGTGAAACTTTCGTTCAGATGAACAAAGGAGCAACAACTAAAATAATTACACACATTCTTAACAAAAACCTAAATAAACAACGCTAATTTATATTTTATGTAAATTGCAGCTTTAAAACCTACAAAAAAATGAGAATTCTAAAATTACTTATTGTTTTATTATCATTCCCAATCTTTGCTCAACAAGGTGGAATGTGGATTCCTAGTATGTTACAAGGAATGAACGAAAATGAAATGCATCGTTTAGGTATGAAAATTAACGCACAAGATATTTATGACGTTAATAATTCAAGTATCAAAGATGCAATTATTCATTTCGATGGAGGATGTACTTCTGAAATAATTTCTCCAAAGGGATTATTACTTACAAATCATCATTGTGGTTATGGCGAAATTCAAAGTCATTCGACTGTTGAGAACGATTATTTACAGGATGGTTTTTGGGCAATGTCTATGAATGAAGAATTACCAAATCCTGGAATGGTTGCTACTCTAATTGTAAGCATTCATGATGTAACTAATACCGTTTTAGAAGGCGTTTCTCAACTATCTTCTGAATCTGAAAAACAAAAGAAAATTCAAGATAATATTTCAAGAGTTCAAACTACATTTCCAAAAGAGGCTTGGCAAGAGAATAAAATCAAGACTTTCTACGAAGGAAACCAATATATTTTATTTGTAACTGAAACTTTCAAAGACATTCGTTTAGTTGGAGCTCCACCGAGTTCAATTGGGAAATTCGGCTCGGATACAGATAACTGGGTTTGGCCACGTCATACTGGAGATTTTTCAATTTTTAGAATTTACGCTGGGAAAGACAACAAACCTGCCGAATATTCAAAAGATAACATTCCTTATACTCCAAAACACTTTTTACCAGTTTCTATAGACGGAATTGCAGAAGGTGACTTCACTATGGTTTTTGGTTTCCCTGGAAGAACACAAGAATATTTACCATCGTTTGCAGTTGAACAAATTGTGAACACTTTAAATCCTGCTAAAATTGAAGTTCGCGATGCAGCTTTAAAAGTTCAAGACGGATTTATGCGTAAAGATCAAGCGATTAAAATTCAATATGCTTCTAAATATGCAAGTGTTGCAAATTATTGGAAAAAATGGATTGGTGAAAGTCAAGGTTTAAAAAAATCGAATGCCATTCAACTTAAAAAAGATTACGAAACTGAATTTCTTAAACAAGTTGCTAAAAATGGTAAACAAGCACAATATGGAAATTTATTATCAAGCTTTGAGAAGAATTATTCTGCCATTAATGATTATGCTTTAGCAAGAGACTATTTTATTGAAGTCGCTTTAAGAAATACAGAGTTATTAAGTGCTGGTTTTAGACTTTATCAATTAGAACAACTATACAAAGCTAAAGGTGAACAAGCTTTTAACGACAGAAAAGACAATACAATTAAGAGTTTTGAAAGTTTTTATAAAGATTACAATGCTAAAGTAGATGAAAAAGTGGCTGAAAAATTAGTTGCACTTTATTTAGAAAAATCTCCTTTACTTTCTTCTGAATTAAAAGCATTAGATAAAAATAAAATTGTAAGCGAAGTTTATTCAAAATCAAAATTAACTTCATATAATGGATTGAAATCGTTATTAGAAGGTGATGCAAATAAAGTATTGAAAAACTTAAACAAAGACAAAGGATACTTATTTGTTAAAAAATTAGCAGATAATTTTTATGCTAATATTGGTCCAAAATATGACGAAATTAATCTTGAAATTGGTGCTTTACAACGTGAATACATGAAAGCGCAATTGGAAATGTTTCCTAACGGAAGATTCTTCCCTGATGCTAATAGTACTTTGAGAATTACTTACGGTCAAGTTAAAGGCTACAATCCAAGTGATGCAGTATACTATGAGCCTGTAACACATTTAGAAGGTGTAATGGAAAAATATGTACCTGGCGATTATGAATTTGATGTACCTACAAAATTATTAGACTTAATTAAAAATAAAGATTATGGTCAATACGCTGAAAACGGAAAAATGCCAGTTTGTTTCATTGCTACTAATCATACAACTGGTGGAAACTCTGGAAGTCCTGCTTTAGACG contains:
- a CDS encoding S46 family peptidase; the protein is MRILKLLIVLLSFPIFAQQGGMWIPSMLQGMNENEMHRLGMKINAQDIYDVNNSSIKDAIIHFDGGCTSEIISPKGLLLTNHHCGYGEIQSHSTVENDYLQDGFWAMSMNEELPNPGMVATLIVSIHDVTNTVLEGVSQLSSESEKQKKIQDNISRVQTTFPKEAWQENKIKTFYEGNQYILFVTETFKDIRLVGAPPSSIGKFGSDTDNWVWPRHTGDFSIFRIYAGKDNKPAEYSKDNIPYTPKHFLPVSIDGIAEGDFTMVFGFPGRTQEYLPSFAVEQIVNTLNPAKIEVRDAALKVQDGFMRKDQAIKIQYASKYASVANYWKKWIGESQGLKKSNAIQLKKDYETEFLKQVAKNGKQAQYGNLLSSFEKNYSAINDYALARDYFIEVALRNTELLSAGFRLYQLEQLYKAKGEQAFNDRKDNTIKSFESFYKDYNAKVDEKVAEKLVALYLEKSPLLSSELKALDKNKIVSEVYSKSKLTSYNGLKSLLEGDANKVLKNLNKDKGYLFVKKLADNFYANIGPKYDEINLEIGALQREYMKAQLEMFPNGRFFPDANSTLRITYGQVKGYNPSDAVYYEPVTHLEGVMEKYVPGDYEFDVPTKLLDLIKNKDYGQYAENGKMPVCFIATNHTTGGNSGSPALDANGNLIGLNFDRVWEGTMSDIHYDPEICRNIMVDIRYVLFIIDKYAGAKHLIEEMKLAHPKKM
- a CDS encoding 3-deoxy-D-manno-octulosonic acid transferase, with translation MLFLYTILTHIASLILKVLALFSPKLKLFVKGRKDVFSTLKTKINSTDKVIWVHAASLGEYEQGIPVMEALKKEFPTHKLVVTFFSPSGYEVRKNNTLADVTVYLPLDTKPNAKKFIKITHPELVLFIKYEFWPNYLNELKRLNISTYLVSGIFREKQAFFKWYGRFYRDALKTFNHFFVQNDSSKQLIQSIGFNNVTISGDTRFDRVVDILNRDNSLDFIENFRFLDSARNDKATLIVIGSSWPKDEELLVNYINQSSDEIKFIIAPHNIKQDQISNLKSSIKKKTILFSEKENQNLSEFEVFIIDTIGILTKIYSYADIAYVGGGFGNPGVHNILEPATFGVPIVIGPNYSHFAEAIALVHQEGCLSIKNETELKLAFDSLLYNSDERNEKGHICETFVQMNKGATTKIITHILNKNLNKQR